In a genomic window of Flavobacterium lipolyticum:
- a CDS encoding DUF7674 family protein → MKNQVTSIYKQAERFAEITKKSIISGNIVRAKKCLALAERLFISGSFETKNAISNVYVFSVSSFMEMRHCNISHLFPQTLRAEYIRQINTSGV, encoded by the coding sequence ATGAAAAATCAAGTCACTTCAATCTACAAACAAGCGGAACGCTTTGCTGAGATAACCAAAAAATCAATTATATCCGGCAATATTGTTCGGGCAAAAAAATGTCTTGCACTTGCTGAACGCCTATTCATCAGCGGAAGTTTCGAAACTAAAAACGCCATTTCAAATGTATATGTTTTCTCTGTTTCTTCTTTTATGGAAATGCGTCACTGCAATATCTCTCATCTTTTTCCACAAACGCTTAGGGCTGAATACATCCGACAAATTAATACTTCAGGAGTCTGA
- a CDS encoding LLM class flavin-dependent oxidoreductase — protein sequence MKNPISVSLLELAIITQDSNAKETFQKTKEIAQLADNLGYKRFWLAEHHNMAHVASSATVVLIGYIASQTQNIRVGSGGIMLPNHSPLIVAEQFGTLEILYPGRIDLGLGRAPGTDQPTAEAIRKDFFEQAQRFPQNVTKLQDYFSVENATAKVRAFPAEGTNVPIWILGSSMDSAALAAAYGLPYAFAGHFAPRQMIQAFEFYRENFQASDTLDKPKTMACVNIVAAATNEEAERLSTSLYQMFLNLIRNDRKGLQPPVDSLDDIMSEEERFHVNQMTACTFTGDKIQLEADLKKFISYAQIDELMVTSPIFDRQAKLKSIQITKEVIDSLN from the coding sequence ATGAAAAACCCAATTTCAGTCTCATTATTAGAGCTCGCTATCATTACTCAGGATAGCAATGCCAAAGAAACATTTCAAAAAACAAAAGAAATAGCGCAACTAGCAGATAATTTAGGATACAAGCGATTCTGGCTTGCAGAACATCACAATATGGCACATGTTGCCAGTTCGGCTACGGTGGTGTTAATTGGTTACATTGCCAGTCAGACTCAAAATATTCGGGTGGGTTCCGGTGGAATCATGCTGCCCAATCATTCTCCTTTAATAGTAGCAGAGCAATTCGGAACCTTGGAAATACTTTATCCGGGTAGAATCGATTTAGGTTTAGGAAGAGCGCCCGGTACAGATCAGCCAACAGCTGAAGCTATTCGAAAAGATTTCTTTGAGCAGGCACAGCGGTTTCCGCAAAACGTAACCAAACTTCAGGATTACTTCTCGGTAGAAAATGCAACAGCAAAAGTACGAGCATTCCCAGCCGAAGGAACAAATGTTCCTATTTGGATTTTAGGCTCAAGTATGGATAGTGCTGCCCTTGCTGCTGCTTATGGATTGCCTTATGCGTTTGCCGGGCATTTTGCTCCCCGACAAATGATACAGGCGTTTGAATTCTATCGTGAAAATTTTCAGGCATCAGATACATTGGATAAACCCAAAACCATGGCGTGTGTCAATATCGTTGCCGCAGCTACCAACGAAGAAGCCGAAAGATTGTCTACAAGTCTCTATCAGATGTTTTTAAATTTAATTCGAAACGACCGCAAAGGATTACAACCGCCTGTCGATTCCCTTGATGATATTATGAGTGAAGAAGAACGCTTCCATGTGAATCAAATGACAGCTTGTACTTTTACCGGAGATAAAATACAGCTGGAGGCAGATCTTAAAAAGTTTATCAGTTATGCACAGATCGACGAGTTAATGGTAACCAGTCCAATATTTGATCGTCAGGCTAAGCTTAAAAGTATTCAAATTACAAAAGAAGTTATCGATAGCCTAAATTAA
- the kdpF gene encoding K(+)-transporting ATPase subunit F → MTALFIISIAVFGYLVYVLIKPEKF, encoded by the coding sequence ATGACAGCACTATTTATTATTTCGATCGCCGTTTTTGGCTATTTGGTTTACGTATTAATTAAACCCGAAAAATTCTAA
- the kdpB gene encoding potassium-transporting ATPase subunit KdpB yields the protein MTHNKSTSLFESKQVKEALVQSFVKLNPKLMIKNPVMFTVEIGTAIMFAVCVSILMGAADQGSFIYNLIVFLILLATLLFANFAEAIAEARGKAQADSLRKTREETPARQILPNGEIKNISSSELKKGDIFICESGDLIATDGEIIEGLATIDESAITGESAPVIREAGGDKSSVTGGTKVLSDKIKVIVTSEPGESFLDKMIALVEGASRQKTPNEIALTILLAAFTLIFVIVCVTLKPFADYANAPITIAAFISLFVCLIPTTIGGLLSAIGIAGMDRALRANVITKSGKAVETAGDIDVLLLDKTGTITIGNRKATNFYPAKGVSEEDFIKSAVLSSLADDTPEGKSIVELAGAELASKLSIEGATLIKFTAETRTSGVVLKDGTNIRKGAQDAAKNIALQAGNSFPEDIAQKVIDISSKGGTPLVVIKDNQVQGVIELQDIIKTGMKERFDRLRKMGVKTVMVTGDNPLTAKFIAEAAGVDDFIAEAKPEDKMNYIKNEQNLGKLVAMMGDGTNDAPALAQANVGVAMNSGTQAAKEAGNMVDLDNDPTKLIEIIEIGKQLLMTRGTLTTFSIANDVAKYFAIVPALFITAIPALEGLNIMRLHSPESAILSAVIFNAVIIPILIPLALRGVDYKPIGASAILKRNLLIYGLGGLLVPFIGIKLIDIVVALFM from the coding sequence ATGACTCATAATAAATCCACATCATTGTTTGAAAGCAAACAGGTAAAAGAAGCCTTGGTGCAGTCTTTTGTAAAGCTTAATCCAAAATTGATGATCAAAAATCCGGTAATGTTTACCGTAGAAATAGGAACTGCCATTATGTTTGCTGTTTGTGTTTCCATTTTAATGGGGGCTGCAGATCAGGGTAGTTTCATTTACAACTTAATTGTATTTTTAATTTTACTGGCCACTTTGTTGTTTGCTAATTTTGCTGAAGCTATTGCTGAAGCCAGAGGAAAAGCACAAGCCGACAGTTTAAGAAAAACACGTGAAGAAACTCCGGCCCGACAAATTTTACCTAACGGAGAAATCAAAAACATCAGTTCTTCTGAATTGAAAAAAGGAGATATCTTCATTTGTGAATCAGGCGATTTAATTGCCACTGACGGTGAAATTATCGAAGGATTGGCTACCATTGACGAAAGTGCCATTACAGGAGAAAGTGCCCCTGTAATTAGAGAAGCCGGAGGTGACAAATCCTCTGTAACCGGCGGAACAAAAGTATTATCAGACAAAATCAAAGTAATTGTAACGTCTGAACCAGGAGAAAGCTTTTTAGACAAAATGATTGCTTTGGTAGAAGGTGCAAGCCGTCAGAAAACACCAAACGAAATTGCTTTGACGATTTTACTGGCTGCCTTTACTTTAATCTTCGTAATTGTTTGTGTGACTTTAAAACCGTTTGCTGACTACGCAAATGCACCTATCACAATTGCGGCTTTCATCTCTTTGTTTGTATGTTTAATTCCAACTACAATTGGTGGTTTGCTTTCAGCTATTGGTATCGCGGGTATGGACAGAGCATTACGTGCTAACGTTATTACAAAATCAGGAAAAGCGGTTGAAACTGCCGGAGATATTGACGTTTTACTTTTAGATAAAACCGGAACCATTACAATCGGAAACAGAAAAGCAACGAATTTTTATCCTGCGAAAGGGGTTTCAGAAGAAGATTTTATAAAATCAGCCGTGCTAAGTTCATTGGCAGATGACACTCCGGAAGGGAAAAGTATCGTAGAATTGGCAGGAGCCGAACTTGCCAGTAAATTATCCATTGAAGGTGCTACTTTAATCAAATTTACCGCAGAAACCAGAACTTCCGGAGTTGTTTTAAAAGACGGTACCAATATTAGAAAAGGGGCTCAGGATGCCGCCAAAAACATAGCACTGCAGGCTGGAAACTCTTTCCCAGAAGATATTGCTCAAAAGGTAATTGATATTTCGTCTAAAGGAGGAACACCGCTGGTGGTTATTAAAGACAATCAGGTTCAAGGGGTTATCGAATTACAGGATATCATTAAAACGGGAATGAAAGAACGTTTTGACCGTTTGAGAAAAATGGGAGTTAAAACGGTGATGGTAACCGGAGATAATCCGCTTACTGCGAAGTTTATTGCCGAGGCTGCCGGTGTTGATGATTTTATCGCCGAAGCAAAACCTGAGGATAAAATGAACTACATTAAAAACGAACAAAATCTGGGTAAACTGGTTGCCATGATGGGTGACGGAACCAACGATGCTCCTGCTCTTGCACAAGCTAACGTGGGTGTTGCCATGAACAGCGGAACACAGGCCGCTAAAGAAGCCGGAAACATGGTGGATCTTGACAATGATCCAACAAAATTAATCGAGATCATCGAAATTGGAAAACAGTTATTAATGACTCGTGGTACGCTGACTACTTTCTCCATTGCCAATGACGTAGCGAAATATTTTGCTATTGTTCCTGCTCTTTTCATCACGGCAATCCCGGCATTGGAAGGTTTAAATATCATGCGTCTGCACAGTCCGGAAAGTGCTATTTTATCGGCTGTAATTTTTAACGCGGTGATTATTCCTATATTGATTCCATTAGCCTTAAGAGGTGTCGATTATAAACCAATCGGAGCAAGTGCGATCTTAAAAAGAAACTTATTGATCTATGGTTTAGGCGGTTTGCTTGTACCTTTTATCGGAATTAAGTTAATTGATATAGTTGTTGCTCTATTTATGTAA
- a CDS encoding sigma-54-dependent transcriptional regulator — MTHKILIIDDEEKLRSLLARIIKSEGFEVIEAKDLKSGFKKLEQTDIDVVLCDVKLPDGNGVDFLQNIKTSFPLIEVILLTAFGNIPDGVRAMKNGAFDYIVKGDDNDKIIPLLYKAVEKVHLQKKVKQLEKRIGDKYSFNTIIGKSKGIEQVVDLAKKVAKTDSTVLLTGETGTGKEVFAQAIHENSNRTGKSFVALNCSTFSKEILESELFGHKQGAFTGALKDKKGFIEEANGGTLFLDEIGEMPIELQAKLLRVLETSEYIPLGDTTPKKSNFRLIAATNRDLKIESEEHRFRSDLYFRLNIFEITLPPLRERIKDISLLTHSFVKQFSEKTNKKTLHVTDDFIQKLEHYSWPGNIRELKNIIERSVILSSDDTLTSDVLPYEMQHQSEKNTKQMSAFSMQSVEKLHIQKVLNYTKGNKAETARLLEIGIATLYRKLDEYGIQ; from the coding sequence ATGACACATAAAATTTTAATTATAGACGACGAAGAAAAACTAAGAAGTCTTCTGGCACGCATTATTAAATCGGAAGGATTTGAAGTAATTGAAGCCAAAGATTTAAAATCAGGTTTCAAGAAACTCGAACAAACCGATATTGATGTCGTTTTATGTGATGTAAAATTGCCCGACGGAAATGGTGTAGACTTTTTGCAGAACATAAAAACCAGCTTTCCTTTAATTGAAGTAATTTTACTCACCGCTTTCGGGAATATTCCTGATGGTGTTCGGGCCATGAAAAATGGCGCTTTCGATTATATTGTAAAGGGAGACGATAATGATAAAATTATTCCACTACTGTATAAAGCTGTCGAGAAAGTGCATTTGCAAAAAAAGGTAAAACAACTTGAAAAACGCATTGGAGACAAATACTCTTTTAATACTATTATTGGAAAATCAAAAGGAATCGAACAGGTTGTCGATTTAGCCAAAAAAGTAGCTAAAACGGACTCGACTGTTTTACTAACGGGAGAAACCGGCACCGGAAAAGAAGTTTTTGCGCAAGCTATTCACGAAAACAGTAATCGTACAGGTAAATCTTTTGTCGCTTTAAATTGCAGTACTTTCAGCAAAGAAATCCTCGAAAGCGAGCTCTTCGGACATAAACAAGGTGCTTTTACCGGAGCTTTAAAAGATAAAAAAGGTTTTATTGAAGAAGCCAATGGCGGTACTTTATTTCTGGATGAGATTGGGGAAATGCCTATTGAACTGCAGGCCAAATTATTGCGTGTTTTAGAAACCAGCGAGTACATTCCGCTTGGAGATACCACTCCAAAGAAATCAAATTTCAGGCTAATAGCCGCAACAAACAGAGATTTAAAAATAGAAAGCGAAGAACATCGTTTTCGTTCGGATTTGTATTTCCGTCTCAACATTTTTGAGATTACGCTGCCACCATTACGTGAAAGAATAAAAGACATTTCACTTTTGACGCACTCTTTTGTCAAACAATTCTCTGAAAAAACGAATAAAAAGACACTGCATGTAACGGACGATTTTATTCAAAAGCTCGAGCATTATTCCTGGCCGGGAAATATTCGTGAACTTAAGAACATTATCGAAAGGTCGGTTATTCTAAGCAGTGACGATACGCTGACCTCAGATGTTTTACCATACGAAATGCAACATCAATCAGAAAAAAACACCAAACAAATGTCGGCCTTTTCGATGCAGAGTGTTGAAAAACTGCACATTCAGAAGGTTTTAAACTACACGAAAGGAAATAAGGCCGAAACTGCCCGTTTACTCGAAATTGGTATTGCAACTTTGTACCGAAAATTAGACGAGTACGGGATTCAGTAG
- the kdpA gene encoding potassium-transporting ATPase subunit KdpA, whose translation MNTELLGVIGIFIITIVLAIPIGKYIAKVYLGDKTLFDPIFNPIEKIIFKISGINSTEEMNWKQHLKALLGINMIWFFLCFFVLLFQGSLFLNPDNNPSMSPDLAFNTAISFVVNCNLQHYSGESGVSYLSQMLLMFLQFVSAGVGLAAAAMVFTAMKERTTEKLGNFYNYFVKSCTRILLPLSAIVAVALLFSGTPMTFEGKDAITTLQGDTVEVSRGPAAAFIAIKHIGTNGGGFFGANSAHPLENPTYFSNAVELWAQLIVPFAMIFALGFYLKKRKLSYVIFGVMTVGFLLLVIPTVMSEMNGSPAIEKMGIAQTTGAMEGKEARLGPAISGFWSIATTVISTGSVNSMHDSSMPVSGAMELLAMMVNAFYGGCGVGILNFYIFIILAVFISGLMVGRTPEFLGKKIEAREVKIAAFIAILHPLLILSGTALASYFAANDTAMGWWFSGNATGWLNNPGHHGFSEMLYEYTSSAANNGSGFEGLGDNNPFWNITTGIVLLLSRFIPIVGPLAIAGLLAGKKYIPESAGTLKTDTTIFGIMVFAVIAIIAALSFFPALALGPLAEYFTLK comes from the coding sequence ATGAATACAGAATTATTAGGTGTCATTGGTATTTTCATCATCACGATAGTTTTAGCCATTCCAATAGGAAAATATATTGCTAAAGTTTATTTAGGTGACAAAACACTTTTTGACCCCATTTTCAATCCAATTGAAAAAATTATCTTTAAAATCAGCGGTATCAATTCCACTGAAGAAATGAACTGGAAACAACACTTAAAAGCTCTTTTAGGTATTAACATGATTTGGTTCTTTCTTTGCTTCTTTGTTTTATTGTTCCAGGGATCGTTGTTCTTAAATCCCGATAACAACCCATCAATGAGTCCGGATCTGGCTTTTAATACTGCCATTTCCTTTGTTGTCAATTGTAATTTACAACATTATTCAGGGGAGAGCGGTGTTTCTTATCTGTCACAAATGTTACTGATGTTCCTTCAATTTGTCTCTGCGGGTGTAGGACTAGCCGCAGCTGCAATGGTTTTCACTGCAATGAAGGAAAGAACAACTGAAAAACTGGGTAACTTTTACAATTATTTTGTTAAAAGCTGTACACGTATTTTATTGCCTCTTTCTGCTATTGTAGCAGTTGCTCTATTGTTTAGCGGAACTCCTATGACGTTTGAAGGAAAAGATGCAATTACCACTTTACAAGGTGATACCGTAGAAGTTTCCCGCGGACCTGCCGCAGCATTTATTGCAATTAAACATATCGGTACCAATGGTGGTGGTTTTTTTGGAGCCAATTCAGCACACCCGTTAGAAAACCCAACTTATTTTAGTAATGCGGTTGAATTATGGGCACAATTAATTGTTCCGTTTGCCATGATTTTTGCTTTAGGTTTTTATCTGAAAAAAAGAAAATTATCTTATGTCATTTTTGGTGTTATGACGGTTGGATTTCTGTTACTGGTTATCCCAACGGTAATGAGCGAAATGAACGGAAGCCCTGCTATTGAGAAAATGGGAATCGCTCAGACCACCGGAGCAATGGAAGGAAAAGAGGCTCGTCTAGGGCCAGCCATTTCAGGTTTTTGGAGTATTGCTACAACAGTAATCTCTACAGGTTCTGTAAATAGTATGCACGATAGCTCAATGCCGGTTTCTGGTGCTATGGAATTGCTTGCCATGATGGTGAATGCGTTTTATGGTGGTTGTGGTGTTGGTATTTTGAACTTCTACATTTTCATTATTCTGGCTGTGTTTATTTCCGGATTAATGGTGGGTCGAACTCCTGAATTTTTAGGAAAGAAAATCGAAGCACGGGAAGTTAAAATTGCAGCTTTCATCGCAATTCTTCACCCTTTATTAATCTTATCCGGAACAGCTTTAGCTTCTTATTTTGCAGCAAATGACACAGCAATGGGATGGTGGTTTAGCGGAAATGCAACAGGCTGGCTTAACAATCCGGGACATCACGGATTCTCGGAAATGTTATACGAGTATACTTCAAGTGCAGCCAACAATGGTTCAGGCTTTGAAGGTTTAGGAGATAATAATCCGTTTTGGAATATCACTACAGGAATTGTTTTATTGTTAAGCCGTTTTATTCCAATCGTTGGACCATTGGCTATCGCAGGTTTACTGGCAGGTAAAAAATACATCCCGGAAAGTGCAGGAACTTTAAAAACGGATACTACAATTTTTGGAATAATGGTTTTTGCCGTAATCGCAATTATTGCTGCGTTATCATTCTTCCCAGCGTTGGCTTTAGGTCCATTGGCAGAATATTTTACACTAAAATAA
- a CDS encoding K(+)-transporting ATPase subunit C codes for MKNILSLLKLTLITVILFAVIYPLAIYGIAQFAPNQGKGETISVNGKVVGYQKIGQKFDKSNYFWGRPSAVDYNAAGSAGSNKGPSNAEYLALVQKRVDTFLIVHPYLKKSEIPADMVTASGSGLDPNVSPQGALIQVKRIAKERKLDEAKVKALVASKINTAVVGPSTVNVLELNIALDQLK; via the coding sequence ATGAAAAATATACTTTCACTATTAAAACTTACACTGATCACCGTAATTCTGTTTGCCGTTATTTATCCTCTGGCAATCTACGGAATCGCTCAATTTGCTCCAAATCAAGGAAAAGGAGAAACCATTTCGGTTAACGGAAAAGTGGTAGGGTACCAAAAAATTGGTCAGAAATTCGATAAGTCCAATTATTTCTGGGGAAGACCTTCGGCTGTAGATTATAATGCTGCCGGAAGTGCGGGAAGCAATAAAGGACCAAGCAATGCGGAATATCTGGCTTTGGTTCAAAAAAGAGTGGATACTTTCTTAATCGTTCATCCCTACCTGAAAAAATCAGAGATTCCTGCCGATATGGTTACGGCCTCAGGAAGCGGTTTAGACCCGAATGTTTCACCACAAGGTGCTTTGATTCAGGTAAAACGTATTGCCAAAGAAAGAAAATTAGACGAAGCTAAAGTGAAAGCTTTGGTAGCATCTAAAATCAATACCGCTGTTGTAGGTCCATCAACGGTGAATGTACTGGAATTGAACATTGCTCTTGATCAGTTGAAATAA